From a single Lolium rigidum isolate FL_2022 chromosome 7, APGP_CSIRO_Lrig_0.1, whole genome shotgun sequence genomic region:
- the LOC124671925 gene encoding cilia- and flagella-associated protein 99-like, translating into MSWDSSACRSGSFEAGLRAGASSASSSSFRESKPSPRFQRSRSTAGASKASPSPEKRRGATGGVTGGGVGAMPMQQRVAQLERERDEKARLAQLEEDIRREREEKARVAQLEEDLRTEREDKARAMRELDELRNGSESKDAEKVQLLEREVEKAKESERKMLESLIYQTKQLEQAKIGLEEAKLEISTLQQQQSSTRSLEPAPASASGTWRGVMEQMSVKDLVFGGGGGADDEELRALRADLRAATQGEERSRKALEDLSVALADVTAEAKQVKRWLADAQAGMEAANAEAGRLRAALADAETGLREQRRRRLEAEEAAASWADKERVLLGCVRAAEEEVCLARQENTKLVESQRVIRDENARLRDILKQAVGEANVVKESLELARVENARLNDVVDDKEGALQSLRQEYECVKVSEAAAQSSLKELNSLLAATTTACSTPVSSRTAPVAPAPEHDHYLPPSARLVSSAKGSPASRRWMAEKPRTPSSRSYSVGEPAKFKGVGYSQSARMGNLNPKDRMFASLSNIADLKSAADCAAMDDYDDEFDHIDESHYVEHSMNDKKKRPIFRKFGDLFRRKSFYKANLAPVHT; encoded by the exons ATGAGCTGGGATTCTTCGGCGTGCAGATCCGGCTCCTTCGAGGCCGGCCTCAGAGCGGGCGCTTCGTCGGCTTCCTCTTCCAGCTTCCGGGAATCCAAGCCCTCGCCTCGGTTCCAACGCAGCCGCTCCACCGCCGGCGCCTCCAAGGCATCGCCATCACCAGAG AAGCGTCGAGGCGCCACTGGCGGTGTGACCGGCGGCGGGGTCGGCGCCATGCCGATGCAGCAGCGGGTGGCGCAGCTGGAGAGGGAGCGCGACGAGAAGGCGCGGCTGGCGCAGCTCGAGGAAGACATTAGAAGGGAACGGGAGGAGAAGGCGCGGGTGGCGCAGCTCGAGGAAGACCTGCGGACGGAGCGTGAGGACAAGGCACGGGCGATGCGGGAGCTCGACGAGCTAAGGAATGGCAGCGAAAGTAAAGACGCGGAGAAGGTGCAGCTTCTCGAGCGCGAGGTGGAGAAGGCCAAGGAGTCGGAGCGCAAGATGCTCGAGTCGCTGATATACCAGACCAAGCAGCTGGAGCAGGCCAAGATCGGCCTCGAGGAGGCCAAGCTAGAGATATCCACgctgcagcagcagcagagcAGCACCCGGAGCCTCGAGCCCGCCCCGGCGTCGGCGTCCGGGACATGGCGCGGCGTCATGGAGCAGATGAGCGTCAAGGACCTCgtgttcggcggcggcggcggggcggacgACGAGGAGCTCCGGGCCCTGCGCGCCGACCTGCGGGCGGCGACGCAGGGCGAGGAGCGGAGCCGGAAGGCGCTGGAGGACCTCTCCGTCGCGCTCGCCGACGTCACCGCCGAGGCCAAGCAGGTCAAGCGCTGGCTCGCCGACGCGCAGGCCGGGATGGAGGCCGCCAACGCCGAGGCCGGGCGCCTGCGCGCGGCTCTGGCCGACGCCGAGACGGGCCTCCGCGAGCAGCGCCGGCGCAGGCTCGaggccgaggaggccgcggccaGCTGGGCCGACAAGGAGCGCGTGCTGCTCGGCTGCGTgcgcgccgccgaggaggaggtgtGCCTGGCGCGGCAGGAGAACACCAAGCTGGTGGAGTCGCAGCGGGTCATCCGCGACGAGAACGCGCGGCTGCGGGACATACTGAAGCAGGCCGTCGGCGAGGCCAACGTCGTCAAGGAGTCGCTCGAGCTCGCCAGGGTCGAGAACGCGCGTCTCAACGACGTCGTCGACGACAAGGAAGGCGCGCTCCAGAGCCTCCGGCAGGAGTACGAGTGCGTCAAGGTCAGCGAGGCCGCCGCGCAGAGCAGCCTCAAGGAGCTCAACAGCCtgctcgccgccaccaccacggccTGCAGCACCCCCGTGTCGTCCAGGACCGCGCCCGTCGCGCCGGCGCCGGAGCACGACCATTACCTGCCGCCGAGCGCGCGTCTCGTCTCCAGCGCCAAGGGGTCTCCGGCGTCGCGGCGTTGGATGGCGGAGAAGCCCCGGACACCGAGCAGCCGGAGCTACTCGGTCGGCGAGCCCGCCAAGTTCAAGGGGGTGGGCTACTCGCAGTCCGCCAGGATGGGGAACCTCAACCCCAAGGACCGCATGTTCGCGTCGCTCAGCAACATTGCCGATCTCAAGTCTGCCGCGGACTGTGCCGCCATGGACGATTACGACGATGAGTTCGACCACATCGACGAGAGCCACTACGTGGAGCACTCCATGAACGACAAGAAGAAGCGGCCGATATTTCGAAAGTTTGGGGACCTCTTCAGGAGGAAAAGCTTCTACAAGGCCAATTTAGCGCCAGTACACACTTGA